The Sorangiineae bacterium MSr11367 genome window below encodes:
- a CDS encoding efflux RND transporter periplasmic adaptor subunit, with translation MRSRAIPIALGVLTVLAAGFAAGYGPKTRAHAESAVPTRPRVVVVTPKVLASERVMVLPGSVQALEETVVYARVSGYTKRWLADIGDDVREGQLLAEIDTPELDQELEQAAAQLEQAKASSAQANAHRDYSKTTLDRYQRLGSAGLASQQDLDQRRAQSLVDEADVGVARANVAAHEANIRRLLHLKSFARVVAPFHGTIVSRTVERGALVTTGNAVPLFKIAATDPVRVLVQIPQDLSLSVQTGLGAKVTVREFPGQSFDGVIARSAHALDPASRTMTTVVRVPNPARKLLVGMYAQVSLSLPTPHRVLEIPATALLNDAKGVRVTTVCAHDAIRSIPIVIERDTGATIEVASGLDGGERIVKIARPDLHDGEVVEVVP, from the coding sequence ATGAGATCGCGCGCGATTCCGATCGCACTGGGCGTGCTGACCGTTCTCGCCGCGGGGTTCGCGGCGGGGTATGGGCCCAAGACGCGGGCCCATGCCGAATCCGCGGTTCCAACGCGCCCGCGGGTGGTGGTCGTCACACCGAAGGTCCTCGCCAGCGAGCGGGTGATGGTCCTTCCGGGCAGTGTGCAAGCCCTGGAGGAAACGGTGGTATACGCGCGCGTGAGCGGATACACGAAGCGATGGCTCGCGGACATTGGCGACGACGTTCGCGAGGGGCAACTCTTGGCAGAAATCGATACGCCGGAGCTCGATCAAGAGCTGGAGCAAGCCGCCGCGCAGCTCGAGCAGGCCAAGGCGTCGTCCGCGCAGGCGAACGCGCACCGCGATTATTCGAAGACGACGCTCGATCGCTACCAGAGGCTCGGCTCGGCGGGATTGGCGTCGCAGCAAGATCTCGATCAGCGCCGCGCCCAATCCCTGGTCGACGAGGCAGACGTGGGCGTGGCACGGGCCAACGTGGCCGCGCACGAGGCGAACATTCGGCGCCTCCTGCACCTCAAGTCGTTTGCGCGCGTCGTGGCCCCGTTCCACGGCACCATCGTTTCGAGGACCGTGGAACGCGGTGCCTTGGTGACAACGGGAAATGCGGTTCCCCTTTTCAAGATTGCGGCCACCGATCCGGTGCGCGTTCTCGTTCAAATACCGCAGGACCTGTCCCTCAGCGTGCAGACGGGCCTCGGTGCGAAGGTCACCGTGCGCGAGTTTCCCGGGCAGTCCTTCGACGGGGTCATTGCGCGCTCCGCGCATGCGCTCGACCCGGCGTCGCGTACCATGACCACGGTGGTTCGCGTGCCCAACCCGGCGCGGAAGCTCTTGGTGGGAATGTACGCGCAAGTCTCCCTCTCCTTGCCCACGCCCCACCGTGTTCTCGAGATCCCTGCCACGGCCCTTCTCAATGACGCCAAAGGCGTGCGCGTGACCACCGTTTGTGCCCACGACGCGATCCGGTCCATTCCCATCGTCATCGAACGCGACACCGGTGCTACCATCGAGGTTGCGAGCGGACTTGACGGGGGTGAACGCATCGTCAAAATCGCCCGGCCCGATCTTCACGACGGGGAAGTGGTGGAAGTCGTGCCGTAA
- a CDS encoding GNAT family N-acetyltransferase codes for MSLSVSLNLTDVADEKARTLINDRLDRYNDARTGMSDVTPLDVHIVDEATGEVIGGLVGRTSLGVFFVDYFFVPESLRRQGHGKRALAMAEAEAVRRGCAKAVLFTMMIHAPEFYENAGYEVFGRIESLPPGNARLFMRKELSSRGANR; via the coding sequence ATGAGTCTCTCTGTTTCCCTGAACCTGACGGACGTCGCCGACGAAAAAGCCCGCACCCTCATCAACGACCGGCTCGATCGGTACAACGATGCGCGCACGGGAATGTCCGACGTGACGCCGTTGGACGTGCACATCGTGGACGAGGCGACCGGAGAGGTCATCGGCGGCCTCGTGGGGCGAACGTCGCTGGGCGTGTTTTTCGTCGATTACTTCTTCGTGCCCGAATCGCTGCGCCGGCAAGGCCATGGAAAGCGCGCATTGGCCATGGCGGAGGCCGAGGCGGTTCGGCGGGGTTGTGCCAAAGCGGTTCTGTTTACCATGATGATTCACGCGCCCGAGTTTTACGAAAATGCCGGCTACGAGGTATTTGGCCGCATCGAGAGTCTTCCACCGGGGAATGCGCGCCTCTTCATGCGGAAGGAGCTCTCCAGTCGGGGGGCGAATCGGTAG
- a CDS encoding glycoside hydrolase family 88 protein — MNVRLRHFALFASLGTSFGVAACTLPAEEEGPASPASEPAALSELSEDLAPPEDWSVAIVESTMKRFTPSSFGGWGYTQGLYLWGQYLVYKRTHNPRYLEYIKQWVDRFVDANGHISNSFNDLDSMESGNVVLALYQETGQAKYRTAATQIRNRLKTYPRTSDAAFWHSTSLRHQLWADGVFMVAPFVARYGQTVGESTYANDESSNQLALYGRHLIAADGILYHAYDEAKAQSWANPTTGLSPEKWCRAVGWYAMASIDILEILPADHPRRAPLLTNVSNLVSAFERYQDPASGRWFQVVDKGSVSGNWTETSCSAMYTYVTSRAVQRGYVPSRFGTVASKGYQGVLARMNVGSDGLTNVTQICVGTGAGGSLSYYFNRPRATNDLHGLGAVLIMNEQLAHGASPM, encoded by the coding sequence ATGAACGTGCGTCTTCGTCACTTCGCGCTCTTTGCATCGTTGGGGACATCGTTCGGGGTCGCGGCCTGTACGCTTCCTGCGGAGGAAGAAGGGCCGGCGAGCCCCGCTTCGGAGCCCGCCGCGCTTTCCGAGTTATCCGAGGATCTCGCGCCGCCGGAAGACTGGTCGGTGGCCATCGTCGAATCCACGATGAAGCGCTTCACCCCATCGTCGTTCGGCGGATGGGGATACACGCAAGGCCTGTATTTGTGGGGCCAATACCTGGTGTACAAGCGCACGCACAATCCGCGTTACCTCGAGTACATCAAGCAGTGGGTCGATCGCTTCGTCGACGCCAATGGGCACATCTCCAACAGCTTCAACGACTTGGACAGCATGGAATCGGGCAATGTCGTTTTGGCCCTGTACCAGGAGACGGGCCAGGCGAAATACCGCACGGCCGCCACGCAAATTCGCAATCGACTGAAGACCTATCCGCGCACGTCGGATGCTGCCTTTTGGCACTCGACGAGTCTGCGTCATCAATTGTGGGCCGACGGCGTCTTCATGGTGGCGCCCTTCGTGGCGCGGTACGGGCAGACGGTGGGTGAATCCACCTACGCCAACGACGAATCGTCGAACCAGCTCGCCCTCTACGGCCGGCACCTCATTGCGGCCGACGGGATTCTCTATCATGCCTACGACGAGGCCAAGGCGCAAAGCTGGGCAAATCCCACCACGGGCCTGTCCCCGGAAAAGTGGTGCCGGGCCGTGGGTTGGTATGCGATGGCCAGCATCGACATTTTGGAGATCCTCCCCGCGGACCATCCGCGCCGGGCGCCATTGCTCACCAACGTGAGCAATCTGGTGAGCGCGTTCGAACGCTACCAAGATCCGGCGAGCGGCCGCTGGTTCCAAGTCGTGGACAAGGGCAGTGTTTCCGGCAATTGGACGGAAACGTCGTGTTCGGCGATGTACACGTACGTGACCTCGCGCGCGGTGCAGCGCGGTTACGTGCCCAGTCGCTTCGGCACCGTGGCGAGCAAAGGCTACCAGGGCGTGCTGGCGCGCATGAACGTGGGAAGCGATGGCTTGACCAACGTCACGCAGATTTGTGTGGGTACGGGCGCGGGTGGCAGCTTGTCGTACTATTTCAACCGACCGCGGGCGACGAACGATCTCCACGGCCTCGGCGCCGTGCTCATCATGAACGAGCAATTGGCCCACGGCGCATCGCCCATGTGA
- a CDS encoding RNA polymerase sigma factor — MIVDDAAAASRVFSIPEELSSRDSREGESTPLQAVRRAGAGDRDAQAWMVSALLPGVRRVARAVLRSAADADDAAQLAMLAILRSAGTYRGEAELEAWARRITARTVFKYLRARRQHEGHVLGGDVLEGAAVAAPAPSHEASGHDVRVYLDSLPELQREAITLHHALGYTVEEIAEITEASPNTVKSRIRVGIASLRERIVRRKEP, encoded by the coding sequence GTGATTGTCGACGACGCAGCCGCGGCCAGCCGGGTCTTCTCGATCCCGGAGGAGCTTTCTTCGCGGGATTCGCGCGAGGGCGAATCGACGCCGCTGCAGGCCGTCCGGCGCGCGGGGGCGGGGGATCGCGATGCGCAAGCGTGGATGGTCTCCGCGCTCCTTCCGGGGGTGCGCCGTGTGGCGCGTGCGGTGCTGCGGAGTGCGGCCGATGCCGACGACGCGGCGCAACTCGCCATGTTGGCCATTCTACGAAGCGCGGGAACTTACCGCGGGGAGGCGGAACTCGAAGCGTGGGCTCGCCGCATCACCGCGCGGACGGTGTTCAAGTACCTGCGCGCACGCCGGCAGCACGAGGGGCACGTTCTGGGCGGTGACGTGTTGGAGGGGGCCGCGGTGGCCGCACCCGCGCCCTCGCACGAAGCGAGCGGGCACGATGTGCGCGTCTACCTCGATTCGCTGCCCGAGCTCCAGCGCGAGGCGATCACGCTGCACCATGCGCTGGGGTACACCGTCGAGGAGATTGCCGAAATCACGGAGGCGAGTCCGAATACCGTGAAGAGCCGCATCCGTGTGGGAATTGCGTCGCTGCGCGAGCGCATCGTTCGGAGGAAAGAGCCGTGA
- a CDS encoding tetratricopeptide repeat protein: protein MNAGIVFLASAMAVGANPLDPYDEAMARSTAQERSGDLDAALRTLESTAAAYPQDYAVVARMGDLALRFRNYTKAKEAYRMALERSPRAAGARAGLGWALAYLGSCGLAREQFLVALELEPEHASARDGISYCTSRETPAFGAAAGLGVSAYFYPNHAFRDYGGSAIASLDVSHRAGWTAGGAYRYTFGAQRSYASWEQHDAYFNFGYAGKNTGAIAHYAAVFDRSGFSGTSHHMGLSARWSAFGDVRLEASLSVYHDMNVFRAAPSWKIPLLWGFSVEPGTALQRTNAQWLATPSLTLMLERAWGSLAAGGKYGDEVRPAYLGARIVANIPERISWGWWIGGTWNAGRGLRVHLSYATNRLQLVDVGSSDAHFVTLSFSKSF from the coding sequence GTGAATGCAGGCATCGTCTTTCTCGCCTCCGCGATGGCCGTCGGAGCGAACCCCCTCGACCCCTACGACGAGGCCATGGCACGCTCCACGGCGCAGGAGCGGAGCGGAGATCTCGACGCGGCCCTTCGCACCCTCGAATCCACAGCGGCGGCGTACCCGCAAGACTATGCCGTCGTTGCACGCATGGGGGACCTTGCCCTTCGATTTCGAAATTACACCAAAGCCAAAGAGGCCTACCGAATGGCCCTCGAGCGCTCGCCGCGTGCGGCGGGGGCGCGGGCGGGACTCGGTTGGGCGCTCGCGTACCTCGGATCTTGCGGCCTCGCCCGCGAACAGTTCCTCGTGGCCCTGGAGCTCGAACCCGAGCACGCTTCCGCGCGCGACGGTATTTCGTATTGCACCTCCAGGGAAACGCCGGCCTTCGGCGCCGCGGCCGGCCTCGGGGTCTCGGCGTATTTCTATCCGAACCATGCGTTTCGGGATTACGGAGGAAGCGCCATCGCATCGCTCGACGTGTCGCACCGCGCGGGATGGACGGCGGGGGGAGCCTACCGGTACACCTTCGGGGCGCAGCGCAGCTACGCGTCCTGGGAGCAACACGACGCGTACTTCAATTTCGGTTATGCCGGAAAAAACACGGGCGCGATAGCCCACTACGCTGCCGTCTTCGACCGAAGCGGATTCTCCGGTACATCGCACCATATGGGCCTTTCGGCACGATGGAGTGCTTTCGGGGACGTCCGTCTCGAGGCGTCGCTGAGCGTCTACCACGATATGAACGTGTTTCGCGCAGCCCCTTCGTGGAAGATTCCATTGCTGTGGGGATTCAGCGTCGAACCCGGCACGGCCTTGCAAAGGACGAATGCACAGTGGCTGGCCACCCCCTCGCTGACCCTGATGCTCGAGCGCGCATGGGGAAGCCTCGCGGCTGGAGGTAAATATGGAGACGAGGTGCGCCCAGCGTATTTGGGTGCACGCATCGTCGCGAACATTCCGGAGCGGATTTCGTGGGGATGGTGGATTGGAGGAACGTGGAATGCGGGGCGGGGGCTGCGCGTCCACCTTTCATACGCGACGAACCGCCTCCAACTCGTGGACGTCGGTTCGAGCGATGCGCACTTCGTCACTTTGTCATTTTCGAAGTCGTTTTGA
- a CDS encoding PqqD family protein, with protein MGSRIKELATSDTGFVFDPVSGSTFTVNATGLCVLRALKDGLSREQIARQLSENFDVRSGDPARDVGDFMALLLQHGLAAEGNGP; from the coding sequence GTGGGATCACGAATCAAAGAGCTTGCCACGAGCGATACCGGTTTCGTATTCGACCCCGTTTCGGGGTCGACGTTCACCGTCAATGCAACGGGATTGTGCGTGCTGCGCGCCTTGAAGGACGGGCTCTCGCGCGAGCAGATCGCGCGGCAACTGAGCGAGAACTTCGACGTGCGGTCGGGCGACCCCGCCCGCGACGTGGGCGACTTCATGGCCCTTTTGCTCCAGCACGGCCTGGCTGCCGAGGGCAATGGACCATGA
- a CDS encoding ATP-grasp domain-containing protein gives MSARPLTIAVTGLNATDNPAPGVGVIRSLRAAGGHDRLVGLAYDALDPGAYARDIVGDVFMIPYPSQGIEAFLSRLEYVHRRFELDVIIPTLDAELPSFIALEPRLRAMGISMCLPTREQFELRSKVNLATLRERAGIRVPRSALISDPDDLYRIHERVPYPFYVKGTFYGASLATTFDEALSAYYHTVATWGVPVLVQEYVAGEELDLVGVGDGEGNLVGAVPMKKMLLTEKGKGWAGITVGDSDLVDIGRAFVRATKWRGPFEIEAMRDAKGQYHVIEINPRFPAWVYLSVAAGMNLPRKTVELALGRRVDPIHDYEIGTMFVRISIDQVARIGDFQSIVTTGEIVRSGGVP, from the coding sequence ATGAGCGCGCGCCCCCTCACCATCGCCGTTACCGGACTCAATGCCACGGACAATCCCGCGCCCGGGGTGGGCGTCATCCGATCGCTGCGCGCGGCCGGGGGCCACGATCGGCTCGTCGGTTTGGCCTACGATGCGCTCGACCCCGGCGCCTATGCGCGCGACATCGTGGGCGACGTTTTCATGATTCCATATCCGTCGCAGGGCATCGAAGCTTTCTTGTCGCGGCTCGAATACGTGCACCGGCGCTTCGAGCTGGACGTGATCATCCCCACGCTCGACGCAGAGCTGCCCTCGTTCATTGCGCTCGAGCCGCGCCTTCGTGCGATGGGAATCTCCATGTGCCTGCCCACACGCGAGCAATTCGAGCTTCGGTCCAAGGTGAATCTGGCCACGCTGCGCGAGCGTGCGGGCATTCGAGTTCCACGTTCGGCGCTGATCTCGGACCCCGACGACCTTTACCGCATTCACGAGAGGGTGCCCTATCCCTTCTACGTCAAGGGGACGTTCTACGGAGCGTCGCTGGCCACGACGTTCGACGAGGCGCTCTCTGCGTATTACCATACCGTGGCCACGTGGGGCGTGCCCGTGCTGGTGCAGGAGTACGTGGCGGGGGAGGAGCTCGACCTCGTCGGCGTGGGCGACGGTGAGGGCAACTTGGTGGGCGCCGTTCCCATGAAGAAAATGCTGCTCACCGAAAAGGGGAAGGGGTGGGCAGGCATCACCGTGGGCGATTCGGATCTGGTGGACATCGGTCGCGCGTTCGTGCGTGCGACGAAGTGGCGCGGGCCGTTCGAAATCGAGGCCATGCGCGACGCGAAAGGGCAATACCATGTCATCGAGATCAATCCGCGCTTCCCAGCGTGGGTTTACCTCAGCGTCGCCGCAGGGATGAACCTGCCGCGAAAAACCGTGGAGCTCGCGCTCGGTCGACGCGTCGATCCCATTCACGATTATGAAATCGGCACCATGTTCGTGCGCATCTCCATCGACCAGGTGGCGCGCATCGGCGACTTTCAGAGCATCGTCACCACGGGTGAAATCGTTCGCTCAGGAGGAGTACCGTGA